From Psychroflexus torquis ATCC 700755, the proteins below share one genomic window:
- the glpK gene encoding glycerol kinase GlpK: MEKYILALDQGTTSSRAIVFNKKGKIYSVAQKEITQYFPKPGWVEHDPLEIWSKQAGVAAEATTKKGLNGKNIAAIGITNQRETVVIWDKHTGDPIYNAIVWQDKRTSDYCDQLKADGKEKMIQEKTGLVIDSYFSGTKVKWILDNVEGAREKANAGDLILGTMDSWLIWNFTKGELHVTDVTNASRTMLFNIHTMDWDDDLLELFDIPKNMLPEVKDSSEVYGHTKTTVFASKIPIAGIAGDQMAALFGQMCTEKGMVKSTYGTGCFMLMNIGDKPIISKNKLLTTVAWRINGKTEYALEGSIFIGGAVVQWLRDGLGIIKRSQDIENLAMSVESTDGVYFIPAFAGIGAPYWDQEAKGTMFGITRGTTDAHIARASLEAIAYQTMDILKAMEADSEIDIGELRVDGGATVNDMLMQFQSDVLNTTTIRPKVTETTALGAAYLAGLAVGFWKDMEEIQATWKEDVKFQPTKDQDKIQDGIKGWYRAINALQSWSKSK, encoded by the coding sequence ATGGAGAAATACATTTTGGCATTAGACCAAGGAACAACAAGTTCAAGAGCAATTGTGTTTAACAAGAAAGGTAAAATCTATTCTGTTGCTCAAAAAGAAATCACTCAATACTTTCCAAAACCAGGCTGGGTGGAACACGACCCTTTAGAAATTTGGTCTAAACAAGCAGGTGTTGCTGCTGAAGCAACAACCAAAAAAGGACTAAATGGTAAAAATATTGCTGCCATAGGAATCACCAACCAAAGAGAAACAGTGGTCATATGGGATAAACACACTGGAGATCCTATTTATAACGCAATTGTTTGGCAAGATAAACGGACCTCTGACTATTGTGACCAGCTTAAAGCAGACGGTAAAGAAAAGATGATACAAGAAAAGACAGGTCTTGTGATAGATTCCTATTTTTCAGGAACTAAGGTCAAATGGATTCTCGATAATGTTGAGGGAGCAAGAGAAAAAGCAAACGCTGGTGATCTTATTCTTGGAACAATGGATTCGTGGTTAATTTGGAACTTTACCAAAGGGGAACTCCATGTAACTGACGTGACCAACGCTTCTCGAACCATGCTTTTTAATATTCATACCATGGACTGGGATGATGATCTCTTGGAATTATTTGACATTCCAAAAAACATGCTGCCAGAAGTTAAAGATTCAAGTGAAGTGTATGGACATACCAAAACCACAGTATTTGCTTCCAAAATTCCTATTGCGGGTATTGCTGGAGATCAAATGGCTGCCTTGTTTGGTCAAATGTGTACAGAAAAAGGAATGGTGAAAAGCACTTATGGAACAGGCTGTTTTATGCTGATGAATATTGGTGATAAACCTATTATTTCAAAGAACAAATTATTGACTACTGTTGCTTGGAGAATTAATGGTAAAACTGAGTATGCACTAGAAGGTAGTATTTTTATAGGTGGTGCTGTGGTCCAATGGCTAAGAGATGGATTGGGAATTATTAAAAGATCCCAGGATATTGAAAACTTAGCGATGTCTGTAGAGTCTACAGACGGTGTATATTTTATTCCTGCATTTGCTGGTATTGGTGCTCCATATTGGGACCAAGAAGCGAAAGGGACTATGTTTGGAATTACAAGGGGAACCACTGATGCTCATATTGCAAGAGCTTCTTTAGAAGCTATAGCTTATCAAACTATGGACATCTTAAAAGCAATGGAGGCCGATTCCGAAATCGATATAGGAGAATTACGTGTGGATGGTGGAGCCACTGTTAATGACATGTTGATGCAATTTCAATCTGATGTTTTAAATACCACTACTATAAGACCAAAAGTAACTGAAACCACTGCTTTGGGGGCTGCCTATTTAGCGGGATTGGCGGTTGGTTTTTGGAAAGATATGGAAGAAATTCAGGCCACCTGGAAAGAAGATGTCAAATTTCAACCAACAAAAGACCAAGATAAAATTCAAGACGGTATCAAGGGTTGGTACAGAGCGATTAATGCCCTCCAATCTTGGAGTAAATCTAAATAA
- a CDS encoding S41 family peptidase, translated as MKNLKPLLIIVLFLFISCSSDDDSPETNIRVTNFINEVVDIMEVNSINRNTISWDDFRTRVLTRAQNVTGTDNPLRLALQLLEDNHSFIRKTNGTFISGSSIFCPPSDLSPVPTPDNVGYIKINSFSGNDQSESLAFAENIQNEIRVQDSENISGWIVDLRNNPGGNMWPMLAGVGPVLGEGIAGYFIGPDNESTPWSYANGAAILGQNTIANVTSAYTLLHSDSKVAVLLNRAVISSGEAIAISFIGRSNTETFGEATCGLSTANAGFSLSDGSTLFLTTAFMADRNQNVYGESILPDNVVSDGELIQAAIDYINN; from the coding sequence ATGAAAAATCTAAAACCCCTACTCATCATCGTTTTATTCTTATTTATTTCTTGCAGTTCTGATGATGATTCCCCTGAAACAAATATTAGAGTTACCAATTTCATAAACGAGGTAGTAGATATTATGGAGGTGAATTCAATTAATAGAAATACCATTAGCTGGGACGATTTTAGAACTCGGGTATTGACTAGGGCTCAAAATGTAACTGGAACAGATAATCCACTCCGCTTAGCTTTGCAATTACTTGAAGACAACCATAGCTTTATAAGGAAGACAAACGGTACATTTATTTCTGGATCATCTATATTTTGTCCGCCCTCAGATTTATCTCCTGTCCCAACACCAGATAATGTAGGGTACATTAAGATTAATTCTTTTTCTGGTAACGATCAGAGCGAAAGTTTAGCTTTTGCCGAAAATATTCAAAACGAGATAAGAGTTCAGGACAGTGAAAATATATCGGGTTGGATTGTAGACCTAAGAAATAACCCTGGCGGCAATATGTGGCCCATGCTGGCAGGAGTAGGACCAGTTTTGGGGGAAGGTATAGCGGGGTACTTTATTGGTCCAGACAATGAATCCACACCATGGTCTTATGCTAATGGAGCAGCCATTTTAGGGCAAAATACTATCGCTAATGTAACATCTGCTTATACATTACTCCATTCAGACTCCAAAGTAGCAGTTCTGTTGAATCGTGCAGTAATTAGTTCTGGTGAAGCTATAGCTATATCATTTATCGGACGGAGCAACACGGAAACTTTTGGCGAAGCTACCTGTGGATTATCTACCGCAAATGCTGGTTTTTCATTAAGTGATGGCTCTACATTGTTTCTTACAACTGCATTTATGGCTGATCGAAATCAGAATGTGTATGGCGAGTCAATTCTTCCAGACAATGTTGTGAGCGATGGAGAACTCATTCAGGCAGCGATAGATTATATAAATAATTAG
- a CDS encoding pirin family protein: MSDVILRIKELGFQWETKDPFLFCAFHEDQFPKGGTKLGPSKESLKDRFLGNDFNKKDGWRMYHGQEIPGFPYHPHAGFETITLVEKGFADHSDSMGAKGRFGQGDAQWMTAGKGILHSEMFPLINQDKGNPLLLFQIWLNLPKRSKKVEPHYKMLWHEDIPIIEEKDKHGNAMSIKIIAGKYKSEKALDPTPDSLAAEDNTDIQVWRISLASGAEFTLPPGEAESNRVLFFYEGDQIKTEGSEIPAGHSLDLEGSQELKLVNGNKKAELLLLQGKPINEPVVQQGPFVANSTEEMNSIIREYQQTQFGGWPWPKAEFTHGNKGRFALFSDGNLVEKPK; the protein is encoded by the coding sequence ATGAGTGATGTTATTTTAAGAATTAAGGAGCTTGGTTTTCAATGGGAAACCAAAGATCCTTTTTTGTTTTGTGCTTTTCATGAGGATCAATTTCCGAAGGGAGGAACCAAACTTGGTCCTTCCAAGGAAAGCTTAAAAGATCGGTTTTTGGGGAATGATTTTAATAAAAAAGACGGCTGGCGGATGTATCATGGACAAGAAATACCTGGGTTTCCTTACCATCCCCATGCAGGTTTTGAAACCATTACTTTAGTAGAAAAAGGCTTTGCAGATCACTCAGATTCTATGGGGGCCAAAGGGCGATTTGGCCAAGGTGACGCACAATGGATGACCGCAGGAAAAGGCATTTTACATTCTGAAATGTTTCCACTTATAAATCAAGACAAAGGAAATCCTCTTTTACTATTTCAAATCTGGTTGAATTTACCCAAGCGTTCCAAAAAAGTAGAACCTCATTACAAAATGCTTTGGCACGAAGATATTCCTATTATTGAAGAAAAAGATAAGCATGGAAACGCTATGAGTATCAAAATTATCGCTGGAAAATACAAGTCAGAAAAAGCGTTGGATCCCACTCCAGATTCTTTGGCAGCAGAAGATAATACCGATATCCAAGTCTGGAGAATTAGCTTAGCATCAGGTGCGGAGTTTACACTTCCTCCAGGAGAGGCAGAAAGTAACCGCGTTTTGTTTTTTTATGAAGGAGATCAAATTAAAACCGAAGGGTCTGAGATTCCTGCTGGTCATTCCTTAGACCTTGAGGGGTCTCAAGAACTCAAACTTGTAAATGGTAATAAAAAAGCTGAGCTACTTTTGCTACAAGGGAAGCCCATCAACGAACCTGTTGTTCAGCAAGGCCCTTTTGTGGCCAATTCTACTGAAGAAATGAACAGCATCATAAGAGAGTACCAACAGACCCAGTTTGGAGGTTGGCCATGGCCAAAAGCAGAATTTACGCATGGAAACAAAGGTCGTTTTGCTTTATTTTCCGATGGAAATTTGGTAGAGAAGCCTAAGTAA
- a CDS encoding YraN family protein produces MAEHNELGKSGEKEAVEFLRAKGYTILEINYVYDRAEVDIIAKTGKTLVAVEVKTRSTPEFGDPQDFVKPAQIKRLVKAVNFYINDKDLDLEVRFDIVAIIKNKLGKRIEHLEDAFYYFE; encoded by the coding sequence ATGGCAGAGCACAATGAACTTGGAAAAAGTGGAGAGAAAGAAGCGGTAGAGTTTCTTCGAGCAAAAGGCTACACTATTTTAGAAATTAATTATGTCTACGATAGAGCAGAAGTCGACATTATTGCCAAAACTGGTAAAACCTTAGTCGCTGTGGAAGTCAAAACCAGAAGTACGCCAGAGTTTGGTGACCCTCAAGATTTTGTGAAACCTGCGCAAATCAAACGGTTGGTAAAAGCCGTTAATTTTTATATTAATGATAAAGACCTCGACCTAGAGGTAAGGTTTGATATTGTGGCTATTATTAAAAATAAATTAGGAAAACGTATAGAGCATTTGGAAGATGCTTTTTATTACTTTGAATAA
- a CDS encoding MIP/aquaporin family protein has product MTPFIAEILGTAILILLGGGVVASCVLKETKSSGSGWIVITTGWAMAVFIGVLVAAPYSGAHINPAVTLALALEGSFPWKEVPVYILAQLIGAMIGSGTVYALFKDHFDASDDAAGKRAIFCTDPAISNTFRNLLSEIVGTFVLIIAVFYISGAELHGENSAPVGLGSVGAIPIAFVVWSIGLSLGGLTGYAINPARDLGPRIMHFLLPIKGKTHSNWSYGWIPVIGPFIGAVLATLLHLMLS; this is encoded by the coding sequence ATGACACCATTTATAGCAGAAATATTAGGGACAGCTATACTCATTCTTCTTGGAGGAGGAGTGGTTGCTAGTTGCGTATTAAAAGAAACCAAAAGCAGCGGCTCCGGGTGGATCGTTATTACCACAGGATGGGCTATGGCTGTTTTTATAGGGGTGCTTGTTGCTGCGCCTTATAGCGGAGCGCATATTAACCCAGCAGTAACTTTAGCATTAGCTCTTGAAGGAAGCTTTCCTTGGAAAGAAGTGCCAGTGTATATTTTAGCTCAACTTATTGGAGCAATGATAGGCTCTGGAACGGTTTATGCCCTCTTTAAAGATCATTTTGACGCCTCAGATGATGCTGCAGGTAAGCGCGCTATCTTTTGTACCGATCCAGCGATTTCGAATACATTTAGGAATTTATTAAGTGAAATTGTGGGCACTTTTGTACTCATCATCGCTGTATTTTATATCTCTGGAGCAGAGTTGCATGGAGAAAATAGTGCTCCCGTTGGACTTGGATCTGTTGGTGCAATTCCTATTGCGTTTGTCGTGTGGAGTATCGGTTTATCCTTAGGGGGACTTACAGGTTACGCCATTAATCCTGCAAGAGACTTAGGCCCTAGAATTATGCACTTCCTCCTTCCTATTAAAGGAAAGACTCATAGCAACTGGTCGTATGGATGGATCCCCGTTATAGGACCGTTTATAGGCGCAGTACTAGCCACCTTACTTCATTTAATGCTTAGCTAA
- a CDS encoding S66 peptidase family protein encodes MSLPPPLQTGDQVAIIATARYISKAEIQPAIDLLKSWGLKPILGSSIGQQEHQFAGSDQERAKDFQNQLDHPDIKAIWCAKGGYGSVRIIDHIDFSSLKKQPKWIIGYSDVTAIHMHLQSIEIASLHAQMAFDIEAKSNSTSTQLQKVLFGENAGISSQNIHPLQKNGTASGEIIGGNLSVLYSLLGSSSAPSFKGKILFLEDLDEYLYHIDRIMQNLKRSGILKVIKGLIVGGMTQMNDNTVPFGKTAEEIISEAVQVYDYPVCFQFPVGHTQDNLPLIFGKVARLEVSSSQIQLTY; translated from the coding sequence ATGAGTCTTCCACCTCCACTCCAAACTGGCGACCAAGTCGCTATCATAGCTACCGCAAGATATATTTCTAAAGCAGAGATTCAGCCTGCGATTGACCTATTAAAAAGCTGGGGGCTCAAGCCTATTTTAGGCTCTAGCATTGGTCAACAAGAACACCAATTTGCAGGAAGCGACCAAGAGCGGGCAAAGGATTTTCAAAACCAACTGGATCATCCAGACATCAAAGCTATTTGGTGTGCAAAGGGTGGTTATGGTTCTGTAAGAATCATTGACCATATTGACTTTTCTAGTTTAAAAAAACAACCCAAGTGGATTATTGGTTATTCGGATGTGACGGCTATTCATATGCATTTACAGAGTATAGAAATTGCCAGTCTTCATGCACAAATGGCATTTGACATTGAGGCTAAATCAAACTCTACCTCAACTCAGCTTCAAAAAGTATTATTTGGAGAAAATGCCGGTATCTCCTCACAAAACATTCATCCCTTACAAAAAAACGGAACAGCTTCTGGCGAAATCATTGGAGGAAATTTATCTGTGCTCTATTCCCTATTAGGGAGTTCATCTGCTCCTAGCTTTAAAGGGAAAATCTTGTTCCTTGAAGATCTCGATGAATACCTCTATCATATCGATAGAATAATGCAAAACTTAAAACGCAGTGGTATTTTGAAGGTGATTAAAGGTCTTATTGTTGGTGGCATGACACAAATGAATGATAACACCGTACCCTTCGGGAAAACCGCCGAAGAAATCATTTCTGAAGCTGTGCAAGTTTACGATTATCCTGTCTGTTTTCAATTTCCAGTGGGACACACGCAGGATAATTTGCCTCTCATTTTTGGTAAAGTCGCAAGACTTGAGGTGTCTTCTAGTCAAATTCAGCTAACCTATTAA
- a CDS encoding glycerol-3-phosphate dehydrogenase/oxidase, which translates to MIKQLLFDRKHLIENAKKVKEWDVIVIGGGSTGLGIALDSVTRGYKTLLLEQLDYAKGTSSRSTKLVHGGVRYLAQANFSLVTEALKERGLLEQNAPHLVKNQTFLIPNYTWWEGPYYTLGLKAYDFLAGKLSLGASKHLNKSETIRKLKTIKKDKLRGSVSYQDGQFDDSRLAVNIAQTAIEKGGSLLNYFKVKNLTKDTDNKVSGVLAIDQETKEEHLFKGKAIINATGVFADDILQMDEPGSKNIIQPSQGVHLVFDKEFLPGEDALMIPKTDDGRVLFAVPWHDKVIVGTTDEMVDSHTTEPNASEKEVEFILETFNRFIERKATRADVKSIYAGLRPLAAPEDDSGKTKEISRGHKIFVSDTGLVSITGGKWTTYRKMAEDTLDKVIALNKLPKKECVTERLLIHGAMETEERGNHLYVYGTDQVHLKTLLIENPSLGEKIHPDLEFQNVEVLWAARHEMARTVEDVLARRVRVLFLDAKRSIEMAPNVAEILAKELNKDKSWISTQIEDYTQLAKGYLM; encoded by the coding sequence ATGATAAAACAGCTACTTTTTGACAGAAAACATCTCATTGAAAACGCAAAAAAAGTAAAGGAGTGGGATGTCATTGTAATCGGGGGAGGATCCACTGGTCTTGGAATTGCATTAGATAGCGTCACTAGAGGTTATAAAACTCTTCTTCTGGAACAGTTAGATTATGCCAAAGGAACGTCAAGCAGAAGTACTAAGCTTGTCCATGGTGGTGTCCGATATCTTGCACAAGCCAATTTTTCCCTAGTTACAGAAGCCTTGAAAGAAAGAGGCTTACTAGAGCAAAATGCTCCACATCTAGTTAAAAATCAAACCTTTTTAATTCCAAACTACACTTGGTGGGAAGGTCCTTATTATACGCTAGGTTTAAAAGCCTACGACTTTCTTGCTGGGAAATTAAGTTTAGGTGCTTCTAAACATCTGAATAAAAGTGAAACCATTCGTAAGTTAAAAACGATTAAAAAAGATAAATTGAGAGGGAGTGTTAGTTATCAAGATGGTCAATTTGACGATTCTAGACTAGCAGTAAATATTGCACAAACTGCCATTGAAAAAGGAGGCTCTTTACTCAATTATTTCAAGGTCAAAAATTTAACAAAAGACACTGATAATAAAGTATCTGGTGTTCTAGCCATCGATCAAGAAACCAAAGAGGAACATCTCTTTAAAGGAAAAGCTATTATCAATGCCACAGGAGTTTTTGCAGATGATATTTTGCAAATGGACGAGCCTGGCTCCAAAAATATAATACAACCTAGCCAAGGAGTTCATTTGGTTTTTGATAAAGAGTTTCTTCCTGGAGAAGATGCTCTAATGATACCAAAAACTGATGATGGGAGAGTTCTCTTTGCAGTCCCTTGGCATGATAAAGTGATTGTGGGGACTACCGACGAAATGGTAGATTCTCATACCACAGAGCCTAATGCCTCAGAGAAAGAGGTTGAGTTTATCCTAGAAACCTTCAACCGTTTTATAGAAAGGAAAGCCACACGAGCAGATGTGAAAAGTATATACGCCGGTCTTAGACCACTTGCTGCACCAGAAGATGATAGCGGAAAGACAAAAGAGATTTCCAGAGGACATAAAATCTTCGTTTCAGATACTGGTCTTGTTTCTATTACGGGTGGTAAGTGGACTACCTACAGAAAAATGGCAGAAGATACCCTCGATAAAGTAATCGCTTTAAATAAACTTCCTAAAAAAGAATGTGTCACAGAACGTCTTTTGATACATGGCGCGATGGAAACAGAGGAAAGAGGGAATCACCTTTACGTTTATGGTACTGATCAGGTCCATCTTAAAACTTTACTAATAGAAAACCCTAGCCTAGGAGAAAAGATACACCCAGACCTGGAGTTTCAAAATGTAGAAGTTTTGTGGGCGGCAAGGCATGAAATGGCAAGAACTGTTGAGGATGTCTTAGCAAGAAGAGTGAGAGTCTTATTTCTAGACGCTAAGCGTTCTATTGAAATGGCTCCTAATGTTGCAGAAATTTTAGCAAAAGAGCTCAATAAAGATAAGTCGTGGATATCCACGCAAATTGAAGACTATACTCAACTCGCTAAAGGATACCTCATGTAA
- a CDS encoding TIGR04255 family protein — protein sequence MLEFLKPISENHSISRAVASVFIPQAFLKPQDIFEKTKDVIGFKSYPKKGMLKATTINIKNNNLGISNEQIKGFIFESYDDEGSINNVFKLENSKENQSILSLENRKYKNWNTFKVQLDSDLNSFSGINDFYVEAISLNYRDEFIWMDRDSSIPVAEIFNNDSELLNKKFLSSKNGTLILISQGNDENGFVYEERTEISFNNDIKRIIIDHQYVQRFGNIELFSILNKNKSFSLLYNKAHTENKKILKDILTVNSQNLIKLK from the coding sequence ATGTTAGAATTTTTAAAGCCTATATCTGAAAATCATTCGATTAGTAGAGCTGTAGCATCTGTTTTCATTCCACAAGCTTTTCTAAAGCCACAGGATATCTTTGAAAAAACAAAAGATGTTATAGGTTTTAAAAGTTATCCTAAAAAAGGAATGTTGAAGGCAACAACTATTAATATTAAAAATAACAATTTAGGAATAAGTAATGAACAAATTAAGGGCTTTATATTTGAAAGTTATGATGATGAGGGTTCGATAAATAATGTTTTTAAGTTAGAAAACAGCAAAGAAAATCAATCGATTCTGTCATTAGAGAATAGAAAATATAAGAATTGGAATACATTTAAAGTTCAGTTAGACTCTGATTTAAATTCATTTTCTGGTATAAACGATTTTTATGTTGAAGCGATTAGTTTAAATTACAGGGATGAATTTATATGGATGGATAGAGATTCATCTATCCCTGTTGCTGAAATATTTAATAATGATTCAGAACTTCTAAATAAGAAGTTTTTGTCATCTAAAAATGGAACCTTAATTTTAATTTCTCAGGGCAATGATGAAAACGGTTTTGTTTACGAAGAAAGAACAGAAATTTCTTTTAATAATGATATTAAAAGAATAATAATTGACCATCAATACGTTCAACGCTTTGGTAATATCGAATTATTTAGTATATTAAATAAAAATAAAAGCTTTAGCTTACTTTACAATAAAGCTCATACAGAAAACAAAAAAATTCTTAAAGACATATTAACAGTAAATAGTCAGAACTTAATAAAATTGAAGTGA
- a CDS encoding glutamine--tRNA ligase/YqeY domain fusion protein: MSEEKKSLNFIEQIIEEDLKTDYKVSDLKFRFPPEPNGFLHIGHASSICLNFGLGLKYKAPVNLRFDDTNPIKEETVFVESIKSDVKWLGFEWAEECYASDYFQKLYDWAVELIKAGDAYVDSQSSEDIATQKGTPTQPGTASPYRQRSVGENLELFEAMKNGGTAEKAHVLRAKIDMASPNMIMRDPLMYRCLHKAHHRTGDDWKVYPMYDWAHGESDFIESISHSFCTLEFLPHRELYNWFVDRVSQPGQLIPKQREFARRNLSHTMVSKRKLAQLVEQNIVNSWDDPRMPTISGLRRRGYTPESIRNFAESIGIGKRENMIDVAHLEFCVRDDLNKKAPRVMGVMDPLKVIITNYPEGKEEWLVTENNQEDESAGEREIPFSRELYIEQEDFKEEANRKFFRLKLGKEVRLKSAYIIKAEEVVKDEDGTILEVHCTYDPDTKSGSGTEASQRKVKGTLHWVSIPHAEEVEVRLYDRLFSVEDPSADKDKDFLDFVNPDSLQIGKAYVEPSLKSAKVEDKFQFQRIGYFCVDRESTEHKLVFNRTVTLRDSWKNK, from the coding sequence ATGTCTGAAGAAAAAAAATCATTGAACTTCATCGAGCAGATTATTGAAGAAGATTTGAAAACCGACTATAAAGTAAGTGATCTTAAATTCAGGTTTCCTCCAGAACCTAACGGATTTTTGCACATAGGTCATGCTTCATCAATTTGTTTGAACTTTGGTTTGGGGTTAAAGTATAAAGCGCCTGTCAACTTAAGATTTGATGATACCAATCCTATTAAAGAGGAAACGGTTTTCGTAGAGTCTATCAAGTCCGATGTGAAATGGCTTGGTTTTGAATGGGCAGAGGAATGTTATGCTTCAGACTATTTTCAGAAACTATATGACTGGGCGGTGGAGTTAATTAAAGCTGGTGATGCTTATGTGGACAGCCAATCGTCTGAAGATATTGCGACTCAAAAAGGAACTCCTACTCAGCCAGGAACAGCCAGTCCGTATAGACAGCGTTCTGTAGGAGAAAATTTAGAGCTTTTTGAAGCGATGAAAAATGGGGGAACTGCAGAAAAAGCTCATGTACTTCGCGCTAAAATTGATATGGCGTCTCCCAATATGATTATGCGTGATCCTTTGATGTACAGGTGTTTACATAAGGCACATCATCGCACAGGAGATGACTGGAAAGTCTATCCTATGTACGATTGGGCTCATGGGGAATCAGATTTTATAGAATCTATTTCTCATTCTTTCTGTACCCTAGAATTTTTACCTCACCGTGAGCTTTACAATTGGTTCGTCGATCGCGTAAGTCAACCTGGTCAGCTCATTCCAAAACAAAGAGAATTTGCACGACGTAACTTGAGCCACACCATGGTTAGTAAACGAAAGTTAGCGCAACTGGTAGAGCAAAACATCGTTAATTCTTGGGATGATCCTAGGATGCCAACTATTTCTGGCTTGCGACGACGAGGCTATACTCCAGAATCTATCCGCAATTTTGCCGAGAGTATAGGGATAGGTAAGCGAGAAAATATGATAGATGTAGCGCATCTGGAATTCTGTGTGAGAGATGATCTTAACAAAAAAGCACCACGAGTAATGGGGGTGATGGATCCTTTAAAAGTGATTATTACCAATTACCCTGAAGGGAAAGAAGAGTGGCTTGTTACAGAGAACAACCAAGAAGATGAGTCTGCTGGAGAACGCGAAATTCCTTTTTCTAGAGAACTATATATAGAACAAGAAGACTTTAAAGAGGAAGCTAACCGCAAGTTTTTTCGCTTAAAATTAGGCAAAGAGGTACGTTTGAAAAGTGCTTATATCATTAAAGCGGAAGAGGTAGTGAAAGATGAAGATGGAACTATTTTAGAGGTGCATTGTACCTATGATCCAGACACCAAAAGTGGGAGTGGCACAGAGGCTTCTCAACGAAAAGTAAAAGGAACTCTTCACTGGGTCTCTATTCCTCATGCTGAAGAAGTAGAGGTGAGACTTTATGATCGGTTGTTTTCTGTGGAAGATCCCTCAGCAGATAAGGACAAAGACTTTTTAGATTTTGTGAATCCTGATTCTTTACAGATCGGCAAAGCTTATGTAGAGCCTAGCTTAAAGTCTGCAAAAGTGGAAGACAAATTCCAATTCCAACGCATTGGATATTTCTGTGTGGATAGAGAGTCTACAGAACATAAGCTTGTTTTTAATAGAACGGTGACCTTAAGAGACAGCTGGAAGAATAAGTAG
- a CDS encoding DeoR/GlpR family DNA-binding transcription regulator translates to MKRHQAILDLLQKEGYIGVSELCDMFSVSAVTIRKDLKLLENKGLLFRNHGGATFENPYINDRNVSEKEKIHVKEKNAIAEAAVKLIKPEDSIMIGSGTSMQSLAKAINIEGNLNITTSSLNVSLELTKSPHYDILQLGGNVRHSSSSVTGHFSQAILENISCNLLFLGVDGIDMSYGCTTTSLSEAMLNKKMIESAQKIIILADSSKFNRKGFGKICDISEIHHIITDSAISSTLAQEIRDHGIQLTLV, encoded by the coding sequence ATGAAACGACATCAAGCTATTTTAGATTTATTACAGAAGGAAGGTTATATAGGTGTTTCCGAACTTTGTGACATGTTTAGTGTATCAGCCGTAACGATAAGAAAGGATCTGAAACTGCTTGAAAACAAAGGTCTTCTTTTTAGGAATCACGGTGGCGCTACTTTCGAAAATCCATATATTAATGATAGGAACGTTAGTGAAAAGGAAAAAATTCATGTTAAAGAAAAAAATGCAATAGCAGAGGCTGCTGTAAAATTAATCAAGCCAGAGGACTCTATTATGATAGGTTCTGGGACAAGTATGCAATCCCTTGCTAAAGCTATTAATATTGAGGGCAATCTAAATATAACCACTTCTTCGCTTAATGTTTCGTTAGAGCTCACCAAGTCTCCTCATTATGATATCCTACAGTTGGGAGGAAATGTAAGGCATAGCTCTTCATCGGTGACTGGTCATTTTTCTCAGGCGATCTTGGAAAATATTTCCTGTAATTTATTATTTCTTGGCGTAGACGGTATCGATATGAGTTATGGGTGTACTACTACAAGTCTAAGCGAAGCGATGCTGAATAAGAAGATGATTGAGTCGGCTCAAAAAATAATTATTCTAGCAGACTCTTCCAAATTCAACCGAAAGGGCTTTGGAAAGATATGTGATATTTCTGAAATTCATCATATCATTACCGATTCCGCAATCAGTAGTACCTTAGCTCAAGAAATCAGAGACCATGGTATCCAATTGACTTTGGTATAA